TAAGTTTCGGAAATATTACATTGGTACCAATGagtaatataaatatatgtgatattgTAAAACACAATTGGTTTCATGTCAATCTTACAAACCTTGCTGTTGGAATCATGGCGATATTAGTGATTATTCTGTTGTTGTGTAAACTAAAATGGTTTGGGTGGCTTGATGGATCAATTTAGCCCTTGTGGTCATTCCTTGTTATCATGTGAATGTGCTGACCTTCATAATTTAATCTTTGTAGGTGCGcgataatattttatttggatCTGCTTTTCAATCAGCAAGATATGAGAAGGCAATTGATGTGACAGCCTTGCGGCATGACCTTGACCTACTACCTGTAAGTGTTTTCACATTGTGGTATAATGTCACTGATTTTCAAGGATGTTTGACATAGTCACATACTTAGAAGCTCAGACATGGACCTGACATGGTATAGAACAACATGACAATTCTTGAATCATTAGGGTGTGATGCAGTGGGGATATGGAAATTAATCAATtagttaattaatatatttgggtttattttattttgcaaaCTTAACTAATATATTCGggcatattttattatttacagggatattttatgtttgttttaagtttttataataaataataactattagaatttttgaaaacattgaaaatcaaaataatttttttcctctctacaCACTAATGACACACAAGCAGGAGTGTCCCTAGTATGTTTGACATGGATGTTGCGTGGATTTTGGAGTGTCTGTGCTTCTTAGGTCACATGTTATTCAACTGTTGTGGACTAAATTTAACGTGCTTTACATGCTTAATAATTAGGGAGGTGATCTTACAGAGATTGGTGAGAGAGGTGTCAACATTAGTGGTGGGCAAAAGCAAAGAGTTTCCATGGCCAGGGCTGTGTACTCTAATTCTGATGTGTACGTCTTTGATGACCCTTTAAGTGCCCTGGATGCTCATGTGGCTCGACAGGTAACATATTCATGTTAGAGAATATTAATTCACATTATAATTTATGTTCCTTGTTTAATTCTACCTTCTATTTCGAGCTGAATGTATAACATGATATAATCTATGGTCATGTTAAAATCTATTGGTGCCATATAATGTTTTCTAACATAGTTTATGTTTGGTTTGTGGTAAGCAGGATTATCGATTAGATTCCTAAAATCTTATTATATTGTAGGATGGATTGGAATGCTATGAGATTCTATGAATTAGAAGAGTTAATATTCACACTCACAAGTgcacaaacaaagaaaaacatttgTAATTATGTTCCCCCctcctttttgaaaaaaatatttatagctCGTGAGAAAGTCAGTAAAATAACTTTACTAGTAAAATAGAGAACTATTTTACTAGTAAAGTTATTtgtttcttatttaattatgtcTATGTCTATGCATACACTATAAATTGAGAACTTTTGACCAAGCAATGTTGGGTAAACAGTTGTTGCATCATggtgagggttttttttttttgggggggggggggggggtcatgGTCAGGTTGCATACAAGCCCACCACTCAAACTGACCCGGTCGGATGACGATTATCTAGAGGGGCCGGAAAAAACTGCCCATAAACCGCTTTTGTTTGGGAGGTGGGGTCTCAGTCTCTCAGGTTGGGCCTATTAGTTTGGGCTGCCttttttgaagggaaaaaaaaaaacaattttgacTGGACACTTGTTTGGCATGGCCTTGGGcccattttaaaataaaaagtaagtaTTTTGGGCCATCAACTTTGACTGTGTTGGTATCTAGTgtcagattttttttgttcacaacCGATTGCAAGCCTAAACAAAGGAGGAGGGTTGAAGTAGGTTGATGGCCAATGAAAAATTTGTCACTTCTCACGAATGGATCCTAAATACATGTGACGGCCTTGattaatttgttgaggatccatagtcAACCCCATAGTTTTGGGACCAAGgctttgttgttattgttgttgtttaggCCATCCTTTTTATTTCAACTATGGGCCCTTAAAGTTGGATTTTTCTTTAAGTTTGccttttggggtttttgggCTTAGCATGGAAAATCATGAAATGGAAGTAAACAATATGCCATCTGGCAGGCTGACTTCTAGAACTTCTGTTGTCATTATTgagattgatatatatatatatatatatatatatatatatatatatatatatatatattcacagtCACATGTGCATCAGAAAGTGTGTTTATCATTACTTGCTTCAATGTTCTGTAgtgaaaaatttataatttttttttttggggttcttTGGGTCATGcctgaaaagatggatgatgtGTAATTTTGTTGGAAGGGTGGCATAGGAGTAGATTCATTTATAATGCAGCCCCTATGTGCCTTATGTGCATAATTGGGAGAAAGAAACAGTGTTTGCAGTGTTGTTGACCTGTCTAATATTGAGGTTAAATctttatttgtgattttttttgaattatcaGATGCTTTTGACACCAtttctattccttttttttgggtgttacatatatatatttttgcttaTTTATGGATTacatttataaagaaaaaaaaaacaatgaatagAATCATGTTTGCCTTGTAAGAGTTTTAGTTGAactattctttaatattttcttatactGGTCTAATTTGCACTGCCAATACTCATCAGGTTTTTGATAAATGCATTAAGGGAGAACTAAGAGGGAAGACTAGAGTCCTTGTTACAAATCAGCTGCATTTTCTCTCACAAGTTGATAGAATCATTCTGGTCCATGAAGGTATGGTGAAAGAGGAGGGAACATTTGAGGAGCTCTCTAGTAATGGCATACTGTTCCAAAAGCTAATGGAAAATGCAGGAAAGATGGAAGAGTATGAGGAACAAAAGGAAGAGGATGATATTGATAATAAGACCTCTTTGAAACCTATTGCAAATGGGGATGTTAATGACTTTTCAAAGAATgcaaaccataaaaataaacaGAAAGAAGGAAAATCTGTTCTTATTAAGCAGGAAGAGCGGGAAACAGGTGTTGTCAGTTTGAATGTCTTGAATAGGTAACAAAACGTCACATTCATTTATATGCTTCAATGATATAACTTTTACGTATAAGTTTTACTTtagcaaaagaaaattcaaattttttctttttcatccaaAGAAAAGGGCAACAATTTGAATTGTTCAATGGACTATGCAGTCATCCTTATAGATAATGAATTATGATTTTGGTGCTGTGGTGCTGCCCTTAAAATCTTGACAAACCTTGGCAGTTTTTATATCTTAAGAAGCATGGAAAAGAATTCTGGTTCCAACTGCAACATGGTTGTAGTGCTTCTGTTTATAAATGTATTAACTTATTCCCTCTAAATCTGaactatgtttaaaattcctttttttatgTGGCTTTTTTCCCTTCTTCCAGATAGAATCAAACCCTGGAACCTTTAAAACTATAGCTTTCAAGGACTAGTATCCCAGAGTATTCCAATACCGTTAAAAGGAGTATTTCAAAAACCATAAGTCGAAAATGCAATTCTTCGGAAGCTTCACAATTTTTGAGGAATCCAAATCAAGCAGTAATTGCATATGAATTGGAAACTATAAGCAATTGGCAGTTGTTTTTTGATGTGATCTCACTTAATCTAGGATAAAGATTGAATCAAATAAGGAGCTAAacagaataaaaacatataaaacaataTAGACTGAGGGATTGAGATAAAtaagaatgataaaaaaattaaaaataattataataggaATGGGGGGAGAATCAAGATTGGACCTCTCCTAGGATTGCTATTATATGGGCTAAAACATGTGCTGAATGAGTTTCTGTTGACATTGGCGAGTTTAATAAAAATCCCAAACTAAGGTGCTGATGATCTATCAGCTAAACCTGTTTTTCAtggctcttttttctttttcttcttgtttcaTTTGTATATAGATTTGATTCAGTTTCTTGGGTACAGGTACAAGGATGCATTAGGAGGCCTTTGGGTGGTTTGTATACTCTTTACATGCTATGTCTTGACTGAATCTCTGCGAGTTTCAAGTAGCACGTGGTTAAGCCATTGGACTAATTCAGGCATGTCAATGGATTACAATCCTGGTTACTATAACCTGATATATGCAGCTTTATCATTTGGTCAGGTATAAGTACTGTAAAATGATAATTGGCTCAAAGCTGTATTGTGAACTTTCCTATTTATTCATTTCTGACAGATGCTGCCCCTTTTTTCCTGTTAGCTTAGTTGTTTTATGTCCAGCTACTCTGAGAAGTTGTATGTGTATGTCTGCatgctataattttttgtttgattctgtctggaaaagaaatttaaatcTCTCTTTGCTTATCATACTTTTCTGGTTTCAGGTTTTGGTGACATTGGCGAATTCTTTTTGGTTGGTCATGTCAAGTCTTTATGCTGCCAAAAGGTTGCATGATGCCATGCTTACCTCCATATTAAGAGCACCAATGGTCTTCTTCCAAACCAATCCACTTGGACGCATTATCAATAGATTTGCAAAGGACCTAGGAGACATTGATCGGAATGTTGCTCCATTTGTGACTATGTTTCTTGGCCAGGTGTCACAGCTTCTTTCCACTTTCATCTTGATAGGAATTGTGAGCACCATGTCTTTATGGGCCATAATGCCacttttggttttgttttacGCGGCCTACCTATACTACCAGGTGTGTGAGTGCTTATATTCCTGttctttctcttcatttttatgGTAGTCAAAAATtgtattctaaaaatattgagtgataGATCAAATTCATGTTGTGTAAATTAAGAAATGTTGCTctagtttaaaaaaaagtttaagtttGTTGGCAACAGAAAATAATGGATGCAACAATGTTTCTTTGattgtttataaacaaattgTAAACATTCAGGTGAACTCAAAAGTcttattgattaaaatttggtTGGTGGTTGTACCTCTTTTCTCTCATTCTGCTCATGTATGAGCATATCAATATATTCTTATTCCCTCATTGAACTTTAAAGTCTTCCTTGTGTCTTAGTAAGTTCAACAACATGTAGCAAGTCACCATGTTGCTGGTGCAGCCATTgattttccatttttcatacAAACACAGTGATCCCCCACtcaaatcccccccccccccccccccccccaccccacctTGTGGAATCCATAACACTTCCTTTTCTCCCCATGATGAGGAAAGGTACCACTTGGGTCAAAAGACAGGTGGTAATTCCAAGTGCCTCAAAGATCACAATAAATTGGATTAGATATGTGTCCTTGGCCGTTGATATATATTTCTAGTGGTGtgcattatttaatttttgcgGATTGCAATGGAAATTTATTAATGTGGGCATCATTTAATTTCTTCAGAGCACAGCACGTGAAGTAAAGCGCTTAGACTCGATCAGCAGATCTCCTGTTTATGCCCAATTTGGAGAAGCACTGAATGGTTTATCAACTATTCGAGCATACAAAGCTTATGATCGGATGGCAGACATCAATGGGAAATCTGTGGACAACAACATTAGATTTACCCTTGTGAACATCAGTGGAAACCGCTGGCTTGCTATCCGTTTGGAAACATTGGGAGGTCTCATGATTTGGTTTACTGCAACCTTCGCTGTAATGCAGAATGGGAGGGCTGAAAACCAGCAGGCATTTGCATCCATCATGGGTCTTCTTCTTAGTTATGCTTTAAACATTACGGGTTTGTTGACTGGTGTACTGAGACTTGCAAGTCTGGCCGAGAATAGTTTAAATGCAGTTGAGCGGGTTGGCACTTATATAGATTTGCCTTCAGAGGCGCCACCTATTATTGAGAACAACCGCCCCCCTCCTGGATGGCCTTCTTCTGGATCCATCAAGTTTGAGGATGTTGTTCTACGTTATAGGCCTGAACTTCCTCCAGTCCTGCATGGATTGTCTTTCACAATTTTTCCAACTGACAAGGTGGGAATTGTTGGAAGGACTGGGGCAGGGAAATCTAGCATGCTCAATGCTTTATTTCGCATTGTAGAACTGGAAAGAGGTAGAATTTTGATTGATGATTATGACATTGCAAAGTTTGGACTCAGAGATCTACGTAAAGTTCTTGGAATCATACCACAGTCACCAGTTCTCTTTTCAGGTACACCACCCCAATCTCTTTTTTATATTGGGATGACTGGTCAGTGTACTTGGCTGATTCTCCAATCTCTTCCTCATGTACTTGCTTAGTGTACTTGGTTGATTCTATGGGTTCAAAGTATacccttaaaaacaaaaaaacaaagtattttaaaattagtatATTTTGGTGTTACTGTATACCTCCTTTGTCGCACAATAAGGATATGTTTACCTTTTTGGGTTTGTCCCAAAATACATGAAACTTCCTTAAAATAAACCATTTTCCTCACAAAACTTCCCAcctttgaagaaaaaaaaaaacagtaatgCTATGGcacaactttacaaatttcatgATTGCTAAAGTGGTTGACTGTGAGTGATGGACACAACTGACACTCCTGGACCTATCACTTTTTCTCCACAACTCATAGTTGACCATTTCAGCACTTTTGAGATTTGTTGTGATAAAAGTTGTCCCTAGCATTATGGAAATATAAAATCTGTCCTACACATTCAATTTTCTGTGTTGATGTCAGCATAGTTTTCAATGTCAAAGAGAGGACTTCCAATGCTCActtctccctctttctttttataattgtaaTGCCCTAATGCTTGATTGACATGGAGCCATAACACTTCCAACTTTCAAGTCCCAATgctcagtttttctttttattcataaTGCTCAATTTTTTCCTGTCACATGTTTATTTTCTCCTCCATTGGTTTAGTCAAACATGGAAAGCAAAACTGGCAAGAATCCTGAGCTGTTAAGGTATTTTATGAAAAGAAttaccacaataaaatattcaGTTTGGAAAGTTAATTAGGACCTGGGGAGTTAATACTTATTACCCTGTAGGTAAATTAGGTTTTTTATATGATAACATTTGTATCATTAATGTCTGCATACATGTTTAATTAATCTTGTAAACtacttaaatatatatttggtgACATCAATGCAATGAGTTTGATGTTAGTCTATTCTGCTTTAGAGCTCTCAAAAGATTATGttatttatattcaaatatatGGGGAATTCTAAGGGATTATCCGAGCATGGTGTGACTGATTTGGATGAATTCCACACCTGCCAATTTCACAATTGATAGTGACTGGGCAACTAGCTAAGGAGTCTGAAAAGTGATCTTGTGGTCTTTCTTTGAACCTATCACATTTCAAGCAAAGGGGGAATTTTTGAGACTTGGTCTTATTAGATTGATCCATCTATTTTTTTGCCTTGAAAAAAAATCAGCCAAATCTGGCTGAACTTTGTTCTTAACCTATATTACCATAgtcaaaaacaagaagaaaaggcCTTTACAATTGAATTGCTGTATCATACGTTTACTGATTTGAAATATGGCAGTCTTGGATGGTGATGCAAGTGGTATACTTGATGGCTAGGACAAGATTAAGAATGTGTTTAAGTACAACTTATTGATTGTGGGTTATTCAGTGTAAATTACAACCAtatatcctcttttttttatataatttatgaatGTTTACTCATATTGTCACCGATGCCTTGAACTTCCAAATATTgtactaatgaatctttgctTTCCAAGTtgaatattatgattgataaaaaagaaatgatgaaGTCTGTTTTATTCTAATCTGAAGTTATTTCATTGTTTAGGATCTGTGAGATTTAATCTTGATCCTTTCAATGAACACAATGATGCTGACCTTTGGGAGGCATTAGAGAGGGCACATTTGAAGGATGTTATCAGAAGGAATTCTTTTGGTCTGGATGCTGAGGTAAATTCTGAGTCTTTTTCAATGGGTAAATTACTGGTGATTGAAACAATGTCTCATAACTTCTCCATTTAGGATGATTTGATTGTTTGATATGTTTCTACCCTCCCTTTTCCATCAATAGATGGTCTTTAATATTTCATTTGACTAAAATAGCCGAATCTGTGAGATCCATAGCCATAATAATCAATAGAAATGCTTTATATTATCCTGCTTTGAAATAACTTGAAGCAAAATGCGACTGTTAAGTAGAGTGACATTCCTTGTGTACTGGTAAAGGTTTCGGAAGCAGGGGAGAATTTCAGTGTTGGACAGAGGCAACTATTAAGTCTTGCTCGAGCACTGTTGCGGAGATCAAAGATACTGGTTCTTGATGAGGCTACCGCAGCTGTTGATGTTAGAACTGATGCTCTTATTCAGAAAACTATTCGAGAAGAATTTAAATCATGTACAATGCTTATTATTGCTCATAGACTGAATACCATTATCGACTGTGACAGGATAATTCTGCTTGATGCTGGTCAGGTACGCCTTTAATGTTCAGAGCTTTGCCAGCTCATTCTTTCTTccttgtgttatttatttattttttatgagaagaatAACTCTGTTTGGTGAGAAGATAAATACTGCAACTTTGACGAGTCAAATGTGAGAATCCAGAGAGTTATTTAAATCTGGTTTAATTTGATCTTCAGtctttgattttcatttttttttgggggttaatATGGAATTTCTGTGCCTTTCAGGTTCTAGAATATAATACTCCTGAGGAACTTCTGTCAAATGAAGGAAGTGCTTTCTCGAAGATGGTTCAAAGTACAGGGGCTGCAAATGCTCAATACTTACGCAGCTTAGTACTTAGAGGGGAAGGAGAAAATAAGATGGGAAAAGGAGAGAAGAAGGCAGTAGATGGACAGAGGAGATGGCTGGCCTCTTCTCGATGGGCTGCTGCTGCCCAGTTTGCCCTTGCTGTTAGCCTCACCTCGTCACAGAATGACCTTCAACGTCTGGAAATCGAAGATGAGAACAGCATCCTGAAGAAAACAAAGGATGCAGTAATAACTCTACGGGGAGTTTTGGAAGGAAAGCATGACAAAGTAATTGAAGAATCGCTTGATCAATACCAGGTCTCTAGAGATGGATGGTGGTCAGCTCTTTACCGGATGGTTGAAGGTACAATTGAAATCCCTGTTTCCATCATCCATTTACATTAGCCTCTCTCATTTAATCTGGTGGATATATTCATGCATGTATTTACTAAATCGGTGCATTTTATACATTTAGCTTTTATCTATCTTTTTCattgttatttttagttttgcttAGTTTTATTAGTTGGGGAATGAGCATCCAGCATGAATGATGTCTAAACTAGTTTTAAGATCTAAAACTTATGGTTGTGGGAAACTGATTTTGGTTACATAAATGTGATACCAAGAATAAATGCAATTATAATTCTCAActctcagccaaaaaaaaaaaagaaaaaagaaaatcagcaTTTCCTAGAAACACCTAATAcgcccatgatgtttttcctAAAATCAGCATGACCACAGTCATGATTGTCTGATTCAATTGATGTTTTTCCGTTAAATTAGTCTACATTCttatacattttaaatttaaaacttttgttTTGGTCATCTTTTCCTTTGGCTGCTAATTGGCGTGTCCTGTAGTTTCAATAAATGTTTCACGCCACATGATCTTTTGCAAATGTTTTTGAGAGATTTCTGGCCTTTAGGTGGTTGTACCAAGTAGAATTtgtcttttaataaaaaatggaatTTATCTTGGCACTAGATTGTGCATGAAATCCAGAAGAAATTCATGCGACaatatgttttatgttttatgtttcaAGTTTTTATCTCTAACATTTTTGTTGTCCTCGTTTTCAGGTCTTTCTGTGATGAGCAGGTTAGCTCGGAACAGACTTCAACAATCAGAATATGATATTGATGAAAGATCTATAGACTGGGACCATATTGAAATGTAGGGCACAATGTCTCTGTTTTAGTTAACAGGCTTCATAGCACTACCTAGGACTACGCATTCTCACACAGTAGTGAGTGCTGCAActctatattttttgtaatgtaTCTCTCATACCTGTTCAAACTAAGTATAAATGGTGATAGAAATGCAGGACATTATATGTCACGCTATTTCTGTACACCTGACCTTATGTACACTAGCTCTAGtaccttttttgtgttttcatttttttgtttaatagcAGCAGTTTGGTTAAAtccaatcaatttttattaattttaatgggCAACTTATATGGAAAGATGTACTATGTAAAAAGGTGTTAATTAATGGTACATAATGAGTTTTAGAGGgagtataaatataaattttttttttctaaattaatttatacgcctgtaaattaattagaaaaaaatttgcatggtaTTGTCTTTTGTTCTAAGgtcataataataatttttttaaaattttcataataataagATTTT
The sequence above is drawn from the Castanea sativa cultivar Marrone di Chiusa Pesio chromosome 5, ASM4071231v1 genome and encodes:
- the LOC142636861 gene encoding ABC transporter C family member 2-like, giving the protein MAFKPLDWYCQPVANGVWARTVQNAFGGYTPCAVDTLVICVSHLAVLGLCCYRIWLIKKDFKAKRSCLRSKLYNYVLALLATYCTAEPLFRLIMGISVLNLDGQAGLAPFETVSLLIEALAWCTMLVLIGVETKVYISDFRWFVRFGVIYALVGDAVMFNLVLSMKDFYNSSVLYLYISEVVVQVLFGILLLVYVPRLDPYPGYIPIGAESVDDAAYEELPGGEQVCPERHVNVFSKISFSWMNPIMKLGYKRPLTEKDVWKLDSWDRTETLHNKFQKCWAEELQKPKPWLLRALNYSLGGRFWWGGFWKIGNDLSQFVGPLILNKLLKSMQRGDPAWIGYIYAFSIFVGVVFGVLCEAQYFQNVMRVGYRLKSTLVAAVFRKSLRLTHEARKKFASGKITNLMTTDAESLQQICQSLHTLWSAPFRIVISMVLLYQQLGVSSLLGALLLVLLFPIQTLVISRMQKWSKEGLQRQDKRIGLMNEILAAMDTVKCYAWEDSFQSKVQSVRTEELSWFRRASLLAACNGFILNSIPVVVTVVSFGLFTFLGGDLTPARAFTAISLFAVLRFPLFMLPNIITQVVNANVSLKRLEELLSAEERILLPNPPLDPGFPAISIKNGSFSWDAKAESPTLSDVNLDIPVGSLVAVVGSTGEGKTSLISAMLGELPAISNANVVVRGTVAYVSQVSWIFNATVRDNILFGSAFQSARYEKAIDVTALRHDLDLLPGGDLTEIGERGVNISGGQKQRVSMARAVYSNSDVYVFDDPLSALDAHVARQVFDKCIKGELRGKTRVLVTNQLHFLSQVDRIILVHEGMVKEEGTFEELSSNGILFQKLMENAGKMEEYEEQKEEDDIDNKTSLKPIANGDVNDFSKNANHKNKQKEGKSVLIKQEERETGVVSLNVLNRYKDALGGLWVVCILFTCYVLTESLRVSSSTWLSHWTNSGMSMDYNPGYYNLIYAALSFGQVLVTLANSFWLVMSSLYAAKRLHDAMLTSILRAPMVFFQTNPLGRIINRFAKDLGDIDRNVAPFVTMFLGQVSQLLSTFILIGIVSTMSLWAIMPLLVLFYAAYLYYQSTAREVKRLDSISRSPVYAQFGEALNGLSTIRAYKAYDRMADINGKSVDNNIRFTLVNISGNRWLAIRLETLGGLMIWFTATFAVMQNGRAENQQAFASIMGLLLSYALNITGLLTGVLRLASLAENSLNAVERVGTYIDLPSEAPPIIENNRPPPGWPSSGSIKFEDVVLRYRPELPPVLHGLSFTIFPTDKVGIVGRTGAGKSSMLNALFRIVELERGRILIDDYDIAKFGLRDLRKVLGIIPQSPVLFSGSVRFNLDPFNEHNDADLWEALERAHLKDVIRRNSFGLDAEVSEAGENFSVGQRQLLSLARALLRRSKILVLDEATAAVDVRTDALIQKTIREEFKSCTMLIIAHRLNTIIDCDRIILLDAGQVLEYNTPEELLSNEGSAFSKMVQSTGAANAQYLRSLVLRGEGENKMGKGEKKAVDGQRRWLASSRWAAAAQFALAVSLTSSQNDLQRLEIEDENSILKKTKDAVITLRGVLEGKHDKVIEESLDQYQVSRDGWWSALYRMVEGLSVMSRLARNRLQQSEYDIDERSIDWDHIEM